The following coding sequences lie in one Lolium perenne isolate Kyuss_39 chromosome 2, Kyuss_2.0, whole genome shotgun sequence genomic window:
- the LOC127331843 gene encoding E3 ubiquitin-protein ligase SP1, which yields MMIPWGGVGCCLSAAALYLLGRSSGRDAEVLRSVARTGSLKDLAAILDAASKVLPLVVAVSGRVSSDTPLVCQQSGMRGVIVEETAEQHFLKHNDAGSWIQDSAVMLSVSKEVPWYLDDGTGRVYVVGARSAAGLVLTVASEVFEESGRTLVRGTLDYLQGLKMLGVKRTERVLPTGTSLTVVGEAIKDDVGTIRIQRPHKGPFYASPKSIDQLILNLGKWAKLYKLASMGFAAFGVFLLAKRALEHFLQKKRQHEFHRKARAAAAQRQAREAEDGTSGGEPNSKKDQLVLEICVICLEQEYNAVFVPCGHMCCCMTCSSHVTNCPLCRRRIDQAVRTFRH from the exons ATGATGATCCCGTGGGGCGGGGTCGGGTGCTGCCTCAGCGCCGCGGCGCTGTATCTCCTCGGGAGGAGCAGCGGGAG GGACGCGGAGGTGCTGCGATCGGTGGCGAGGACTGGCAGCTTGAAGGATTTGG CTGCTATCTTGGACGCTGCGAGTAAAGTCCTGCCACTTGTAGTGGCAGTCTCTGGGCGAGTTAGTTCAGATACACCGCTTGTCTGCCAACAAAGTGGTATGAGAGGCGTAATAGTCGAGGAAACG GCAGAACAACATTTCCTAAAGCACAATGATGCTGGATCCTGGATTCAAGATTCGGCTGTGATGCTTTCTGTTAGCAAAGAAGTTCCATGGTACCTG GATGATGGCACTGGGCGTGTTTATGTAGTCGGCGCTCGTTCTGCAGCCGGGTTAGTTTTAACTGTTGCAAGTGAGGTTTTTGAGGAGTCAGGGCGAACACTTGTACGTGGAACTCTAGATTATTTACAAGGACTGAAG ATGCTCGGAGTAAAGCGAACTGAAAGAGTTCTTCCAACTGGAACTTCATTGACTGTTGTTGGTGAG GCCATTAAAGACGATGTTGGAACTATTCGAATTCAGAGACCACACAAAGGACCATTTTATGCATCTCCTAAAAGCATCGATCAACTTATCTTGAATCTCGGCAAATGGGCCAA ATTGTACAAGCTTGCTTCCATGGGCTTTGCAGCTTTTGGTGTCTTTCTTCTTGCTAAGCGTGCACTAGAGCATTTTCTACAGAAAAAGCGTCAGCATGAATTTCACAGGAA GGCTCGTGCTGCTGCAGCACAAAGGCAGGCTAGGGAAGCTGAAG ATGGTACATCAGGCGGTGAGCCTAACAGTAAGAAGGATCAGTTGGTCCTGGAAATATGTGTCATATGCCTTGAACAGGAGTATAATGCAGTTTTTGTGCC